The Sulfurirhabdus autotrophica genome contains the following window.
TTAACCTGCAGCACGCTCAAAGATTTGATTACAACTGGTCAGGCAGCCTCAATATACAAAAAGTGTCAGACGACAACTACTTCCGTGACTTAAGTACCCGGCTGACGAATACCACGCAAACCAACTTGCCAAGAGAAGGGGTATTAAGTTACAACGGTGGCGGTTGGTGGGGCTTTTCTGCACGCGTACAACGTTTCCAGACATTACAAGATCCGCTTGCTCCAATCGTCCAGCCGTATCATCGCACTCCGCAATTGACGCTGACAGCATTGAAACAGGATATCTATGGCACCGACATCGGGCTGACCAGCGAGTTTGTCAATTTCAACAATCCTGCGCCGACGGCTCTACAGCCAGACGGAAAGCGCTTTACCATTTATCCGAGCATCAGCTTGCCTTTAAACAACAGCTTTGCTTACATTACACCCAAGATAGGGGTGCATTACACTCATTACACCCTGGACAAAAACCAGACATCTTTCCCGGACTCGACACGTACAGTACCTATTATCAGCGTAGACAGCGGCATGGTGTTTGAGCGCGACGCCAACTTTTTGGATAAAGCATATCTGCAAACGCTGGAACCGCGACTTTATTATCTGCGTGTTCCTTATCGCGACCAGAGCCAGATTCCCAATTTTGATTCAGGGATTGCCGACTTTAACTTTGCCCAGATTTTCTCCGAAAATCAGTTTACCGGTGGCGACCGCATCAGCGATGCCAATCAGCTGACCACGGCACTTACCACACGTTTAATAGAACCTGAAACCGGATTTGAACGCGTAAGGGCTGCGATTGGTCAGCGCTTTTACTTTAACGAGCAACAAGTTACGCTAAATGCACCCGCACGTAACACCAAAACATCGGATTTTCTGGCCGCGCTGAGCGCTCAGATTTCATCTGCTTGGTCTTTGGATGCCGGCTGGCAATACAACCCCAATCAGCACCTGACTCAGAAATCCAGTTTCAGCACACGCTACCGGCCGGAGCCTGGCAAGGTTATCAACATGTCTTATCGATTTACGCGTGACAGCCTGAAACAAATAGATCTTTCTACGCAATGGCCGTTGAGCGGAAATATTTCCGGATTGGCGCGTTTGAATTACTCCCTGCTTGACAGTACCATTGTGGAAGGGCTTGCCGGCATTGAATATAGTGCAGGTTGCTGGGCGTTCAGAGTCGTGGCACACCGCATAGCAACAGCCACGGCCCAGTCTTCCAACTCGATTTTCCTGCAACTGGAATTG
Protein-coding sequences here:
- a CDS encoding LPS-assembly protein LptD, whose protein sequence is MQTIRLSPIALALLYLYPTSALSATNLPLLKVDPALLQAAEPTVQTKKTPDPSSPPKQPVSAKPINTENSGTAATVPPAKSVQTDSGVGQPPKTTSPTLDPANAPIILSADQIKGHQDQEVEAFGKVEMQKYDKTLFAEHLTYSQPTDELFAEKNVRIEQKGNIITGPELKLKLDTNVGYMEKPAYELAGTHARGTGERLEFQGEDKFQIKDASYTTCPVGQDDWFIHAGNLDLDRTSQIGTAHHAYIEFKGVPILYTPWLEFPLNNQRKSGLLTPSFGSSGNSGLEITTPYYWNIAPNYDLTLSPRLLSKRGLQIGSDFRYLQPTYAGSAQFEYLPNDRVANINRYALNLQHAQRFDYNWSGSLNIQKVSDDNYFRDLSTRLTNTTQTNLPREGVLSYNGGGWWGFSARVQRFQTLQDPLAPIVQPYHRTPQLTLTALKQDIYGTDIGLTSEFVNFNNPAPTALQPDGKRFTIYPSISLPLNNSFAYITPKIGVHYTHYTLDKNQTSFPDSTRTVPIISVDSGMVFERDANFLDKAYLQTLEPRLYYLRVPYRDQSQIPNFDSGIADFNFAQIFSENQFTGGDRISDANQLTTALTTRLIEPETGFERVRAAIGQRFYFNEQQVTLNAPARNTKTSDFLAALSAQISSAWSLDAGWQYNPNQHLTQKSSFSTRYRPEPGKVINMSYRFTRDSLKQIDLSTQWPLSGNISGLARLNYSLLDSTIVEGLAGIEYSAGCWAFRVVAHRIATATAQSSNSIFLQLELNGVSRLGSNPLDTLKQNISGYTKTNE